Proteins encoded in a region of the Planococcus shixiaomingii genome:
- the nadC gene encoding carboxylating nicotinate-nucleotide diphosphorylase, which produces MNRLKVEEALKHFLIEDIGDRDLSALLFEEKDTGEAIVRLKEDGIVAGLQCFEWGYKLLDQDVKIELLKKDGDFVQSGQAIARITGPVATLLSGERVILNLVQRMSAIATLTRRCVEALDSTHTRIVDTRKTTPGLRMFEKYAVRVGGGFNHRIGLYDAVMLKDNHIAAAGSITAAVKKVRASLGHMTMVEVEVETEDQLHEAILVQPHVIMFDNQTPETMERWARLVPSTIRTEASGGIDLDKLAAYRHTGVDVISIGALTHSVSNLDISMNLSISHKEALIQ; this is translated from the coding sequence ATGAACCGTTTAAAAGTTGAAGAAGCATTAAAGCATTTTTTAATAGAAGATATCGGAGACCGTGACCTTTCAGCCCTTTTATTTGAAGAAAAGGATACAGGAGAAGCGATTGTCCGCTTGAAAGAAGACGGTATTGTCGCCGGGCTTCAGTGTTTTGAATGGGGTTATAAGTTGCTCGATCAAGACGTGAAAATAGAGTTGTTGAAAAAAGACGGAGATTTCGTTCAATCAGGCCAAGCGATTGCCCGCATCACCGGGCCAGTGGCCACTCTTTTATCGGGAGAGCGAGTGATCTTAAACCTTGTTCAGCGCATGAGCGCCATTGCAACATTAACCAGGAGGTGTGTCGAAGCGCTCGATTCTACTCACACCCGTATTGTTGATACCCGCAAAACGACACCTGGCCTCCGCATGTTCGAGAAGTATGCCGTCCGTGTCGGCGGAGGTTTTAATCATCGCATTGGATTATATGATGCGGTCATGCTGAAGGACAACCACATCGCCGCTGCAGGGTCCATTACAGCAGCGGTAAAAAAGGTCCGCGCCTCGCTTGGACACATGACAATGGTTGAAGTGGAAGTCGAAACAGAAGACCAGTTGCACGAAGCAATCTTGGTACAGCCCCATGTCATCATGTTTGACAACCAAACACCGGAAACGATGGAACGCTGGGCCCGCCTTGTCCCTTCCACTATCCGGACAGAAGCTTCAGGCGGCATCGATTTAGATAAGCTTGCCGCATACCGCCATACTGGCGTCGATGTCATTTCCATCGGAGCATTGACGCACAGCGTTTCAAACCTTGACATCAGCATGAACTTATCCATTTCCCATAAGGAGGCACTCATTCAATGA
- a CDS encoding TetR/AcrR family transcriptional regulator, with product MPKLIDSHKRKNQIAEATWKVILKLGLEGASARNIAKEAGLSLGSLRYYFDTQEALLEYANELTSERITQRVDEIFENDNNPKEKILQVLFELIPVCGNLKQEAEIRLIFKTHALHKREAYTADKDGVYLAIKNVMSNMVLLNLLKKELELSAETERFFAFMDGLALDSLLRPGYLTDEKAREMILYHLRSICKEDIG from the coding sequence ATGCCAAAACTAATAGACTCCCATAAACGAAAAAATCAGATAGCAGAAGCCACGTGGAAAGTTATTTTAAAGCTAGGACTGGAAGGTGCATCAGCACGGAATATAGCAAAGGAGGCCGGATTGTCGTTAGGTTCGCTTCGTTACTATTTTGACACGCAAGAGGCTTTGCTGGAGTATGCCAATGAGCTCACTTCTGAGAGGATAACACAAAGAGTGGATGAAATCTTTGAAAATGACAATAATCCAAAAGAGAAAATTTTGCAGGTTCTTTTTGAACTTATCCCAGTGTGCGGAAATCTGAAACAGGAAGCGGAAATAAGGCTGATCTTTAAAACGCATGCTCTTCATAAAAGAGAAGCTTATACAGCTGATAAGGACGGGGTGTATCTTGCAATTAAAAACGTAATGTCGAATATGGTGCTTCTGAATTTATTGAAAAAAGAGCTGGAATTGTCTGCGGAAACAGAGCGGTTTTTTGCCTTTATGGACGGTTTAGCTCTCGATAGCCTGCTGCGGCCAGGGTACTTAACAGATGAAAAAGCTAGGGAAATGATTCTTTATCATTTGCGATCCATTTGCAAAGAGGACATCGGTTAA
- the nadA gene encoding quinolinate synthase NadA: protein MTSIFEELQLADTMPAHYLNAATEELHERAKKARSTLGDRLYILGHHYQKDEVIAYADVTGDSLQLSQIAGKQTADYIIFCGVHFMAETADILTTPEQAVILPDMRAGCSMADMANIDQTERAWTELQNLFGNTIVPLTYVNSTAAIKAFVGRNGGATVTSSNAEEMVKWALTQKQRMLFLPDQHLGRNTAVKLGIPLEHMAIWDPIKQKLELQCELEEVQVILWKGHCSVHMNFLPKHVANLRENEPDRSILVHPECTYEVVSASDFAGSTKYIIDMIGASQPGSKWAIGTEMNLVNRLIADFPDRDIVSLNPFMCPCLTMNRIDLPHLTWALEELVAGKVINRIQVDEKTALEAKRALAKMM from the coding sequence ATGACTTCCATTTTTGAAGAATTACAGCTGGCAGATACCATGCCTGCCCATTATTTAAATGCAGCTACTGAAGAGTTGCATGAACGCGCTAAAAAGGCGCGCTCCACACTAGGCGACCGCTTGTATATTCTCGGCCACCATTACCAAAAAGACGAAGTGATCGCATATGCGGACGTTACCGGTGATTCGCTGCAATTATCACAAATCGCCGGCAAGCAGACAGCGGATTATATTATATTTTGCGGCGTCCATTTCATGGCAGAAACAGCAGATATTTTAACTACTCCCGAACAAGCCGTTATTTTACCGGATATGCGGGCAGGCTGTTCCATGGCAGACATGGCGAACATCGATCAGACAGAACGTGCTTGGACGGAACTGCAAAACCTCTTCGGAAACACGATCGTTCCATTGACTTATGTCAATTCGACAGCCGCCATAAAAGCATTTGTCGGCCGCAACGGCGGCGCAACCGTCACTTCTTCGAATGCTGAAGAAATGGTTAAGTGGGCACTTACCCAGAAACAGCGCATGCTCTTTTTGCCCGATCAGCATTTGGGCCGCAATACAGCTGTGAAACTGGGAATTCCGTTGGAACATATGGCAATTTGGGACCCCATCAAACAAAAGCTGGAATTGCAATGTGAACTTGAAGAAGTCCAGGTCATTTTATGGAAAGGCCATTGTTCGGTACATATGAATTTCTTGCCAAAACATGTCGCCAATCTTCGCGAAAATGAACCGGATCGCTCCATTTTGGTGCATCCAGAATGTACTTATGAAGTAGTCAGTGCATCGGACTTTGCCGGTTCCACCAAATACATCATTGATATGATTGGAGCATCTCAACCCGGTTCGAAATGGGCAATCGGCACCGAAATGAATTTGGTCAACCGATTAATTGCTGACTTTCCGGACAGGGACATCGTTTCTTTAAATCCGTTTATGTGTCCGTGCTTGACGATGAATCGAATCGATTTGCCGCATTTAACATGGGCTTTAGAAGAATTAGTCGCAGGAAAAGTCATAAACCGAATTCAAGTGGATGAAAAGACGGCACTTGAAGCCAAGAGGGCATTGGCTAAAATGATGTAA